Proteins from one Corynebacterium testudinoris genomic window:
- the disA gene encoding DNA integrity scanning diadenylate cyclase DisA produces MSDSSPLPAATLRETLQHLAPGTELRDGLDRIVRGHTGALIVLGDGPEVTGLCDGGIEFDVAFAATRVRELSKMDGAVILSTDGTRIRRANVQLMPSPTFPTKESGTRHRSAERTALQTGRPVIAVSQSMSVITLYVEGGRHVLDAPATIVTRANQALGTLERYRSRLDHANQRLFVAEVNDYATVADVVSVLQRELMVKRVGLDLDRDVLELGTAGRQLELQLSELRGDNDHDIDLLIRDYLITAGPPTKEEVAQATAALDSLSDADLLKPANVARILGLPATEESLTQWIVPRGYRLLSRVPRVQMFLMNKIIGHCGDLNALVSASEEDLAGIDNVGHLWARHIHEGLRRIRK; encoded by the coding sequence ATGAGCGATAGTTCTCCCCTGCCCGCGGCAACCCTGCGGGAAACGCTGCAGCACCTAGCGCCCGGCACCGAGCTGCGCGACGGCCTCGACCGCATCGTCCGCGGGCACACCGGCGCCCTCATCGTCTTGGGTGATGGCCCCGAGGTCACCGGCCTGTGCGATGGTGGGATCGAGTTCGATGTCGCCTTCGCCGCCACCCGAGTCCGAGAGCTGTCCAAAATGGATGGCGCTGTCATCCTCTCTACCGATGGCACCCGCATCCGCCGCGCCAACGTCCAACTCATGCCCTCCCCCACGTTTCCCACGAAGGAGAGCGGCACCCGGCATCGTTCCGCCGAGCGCACCGCCCTGCAGACCGGGCGGCCGGTCATCGCGGTGAGCCAATCCATGAGCGTGATCACCTTGTATGTGGAGGGTGGCCGCCACGTCCTCGATGCGCCGGCAACTATTGTCACCCGCGCCAATCAAGCCCTGGGCACGTTGGAGCGCTATCGTTCCCGCCTCGACCACGCTAACCAGCGGCTATTCGTCGCCGAAGTCAATGATTACGCCACCGTCGCCGATGTGGTGTCGGTGTTGCAGCGTGAGCTCATGGTCAAGCGCGTCGGCCTGGATCTAGACCGTGACGTCCTCGAGCTGGGTACCGCCGGGCGCCAACTGGAGCTGCAGCTCAGTGAGCTCCGCGGCGACAACGATCACGACATCGACCTGCTCATCCGGGACTACCTCATCACCGCGGGTCCGCCCACGAAGGAAGAAGTCGCCCAGGCCACGGCCGCTCTGGATAGCCTCAGCGATGCTGACCTGCTCAAACCAGCCAACGTCGCCCGCATTTTGGGCCTGCCCGCCACCGAGGAATCCCTCACGCAGTGGATCGTGCCGCGCGGTTACCGGCTGCTCAGCCGGGTGCCCCGCGTGCAGATGTTCCTCATGAACAAGATCATCGGCCATTGCGGCGACCTCAACGCCCTGGTGTCAGCGTCGGAGGAGGACCTGGCTGGGATCGATAACGTCGGGCATTTGTGGGCCCGGCACATCCATGAGGGGTTGCGTCGAATTAGAAAATAG
- a CDS encoding glycoside hydrolase family 32 protein yields the protein MATARPRYHLTAPTGRLNDPNGIFLSGDTLHVYYQKDPAFPFGTKRTGWGHATTTLSGEHALIWQHHPDALYPDAPYDLHGCYSGGAVRDENGTVHLFYTGNLKVTREDGPPLRQATQNSVTVQSPDGPEGGFYRRHPANPLIDAPAPGFTSHYRDPMITVDPTGSTTWRMVLGAQRSNETGAVVLYRSDDLVSWDFAGQLTFDVSGAEPGTAPDLIPGGYMWECPNLLSMRDQSTGEDLEVLIICPQGLDPLVDVDGTTHYASKDNCGYLVGRLHGTTFEVLRGFSELDFGHQFYAPQVIAENGPDSALMLGWMGLPDQDDTPSVEAEGWVHCLTVPRRLTLSDRALRQELITPVEVVRDHLHDRSVTFVVRDSAGEDRAELTYRPGPTPQLSLSIDGDTRTVACQPGDVEIFLDGCALEISAGGGTVCFSSVVFPTEGATWEPITRTHGAG from the coding sequence ATGGCTACTGCGCGCCCCCGCTATCACCTCACTGCCCCCACGGGTCGCCTCAACGACCCGAATGGCATCTTCCTCAGCGGCGATACCCTGCACGTGTACTACCAAAAGGACCCGGCGTTTCCCTTCGGCACCAAGCGAACTGGGTGGGGTCACGCCACCACGACCCTGAGCGGTGAGCACGCCCTCATCTGGCAGCACCACCCCGACGCGCTCTACCCAGATGCCCCTTATGACCTGCACGGATGCTATTCCGGCGGCGCAGTCCGGGATGAGAACGGCACGGTTCACCTCTTCTACACCGGCAACCTCAAGGTCACCCGCGAGGATGGCCCGCCGCTGCGCCAGGCCACTCAAAACTCGGTCACTGTGCAGAGCCCGGATGGCCCCGAGGGTGGCTTCTATCGTCGCCACCCTGCCAATCCGCTTATCGACGCCCCCGCCCCCGGCTTCACCAGCCACTACCGCGATCCGATGATCACCGTCGACCCCACCGGTAGCACCACCTGGCGGATGGTGTTGGGAGCTCAGCGTTCGAACGAAACTGGCGCAGTGGTCCTCTACCGTTCCGATGACCTGGTCTCTTGGGATTTCGCCGGGCAGTTAACCTTCGATGTTTCCGGCGCCGAACCGGGCACCGCACCGGATCTCATCCCCGGCGGCTACATGTGGGAATGCCCCAACCTGTTGAGCATGCGTGATCAATCGACCGGCGAGGACCTTGAGGTCCTCATCATCTGCCCGCAGGGTCTCGATCCGCTTGTCGACGTCGACGGCACCACCCATTACGCCAGCAAAGACAACTGCGGGTACCTCGTCGGCCGACTTCACGGCACCACCTTCGAGGTCCTCCGCGGATTCAGCGAACTCGACTTCGGGCACCAGTTCTACGCCCCTCAGGTCATCGCCGAGAACGGCCCGGACTCCGCCCTCATGCTGGGGTGGATGGGCCTCCCCGACCAAGACGACACTCCGTCCGTGGAGGCCGAGGGCTGGGTGCATTGTCTCACCGTTCCCCGCCGACTCACCCTGTCCGATCGGGCATTGCGCCAAGAGCTCATCACGCCGGTGGAGGTGGTGCGCGACCACCTCCACGATCGCAGCGTCACGTTCGTGGTGCGCGATAGCGCCGGTGAAGACCGAGCGGAGCTGACGTATCGCCCCGGGCCCACACCGCAGCTCTCACTGAGCATTGATGGCGATACCCGCACCGTCGCCTGCCAACCCGGCGACGTAGAAATCTTCCTCGACGGCTGCGCCCTGGAAATCAGCGCCGGAGGCGGAACGGTGTGCTTCAGCAGCGTGGTCTTCCCCACTGAGGGTGCGACCTGGGAGCCGATCACTCGGACCCACGGCGCGGGCTAA
- a CDS encoding sucrose-specific PTS transporter subunit IIBC, with protein sequence MEHRQVAERILVAVGGEENLVAAAHCATRLRMVLRDTAIVDKQALEDDPDLKGTFETGGMFQIIVGPGDVNNVFRELDDITTKSIAVSTEELKDVASQGGNWFTRAIKVLADIFVPLIPILVGGGLLMAINNILTAPDLFGPQSLVERWPSISGMAELINLLASAPFAFLPILVGFTATKRFGGNEFLGAGMGMAMVMPALVNGYDVAATLEAGQMPFWSIFGLDVAQAGYQGTVLPVLVVSWILATIEKFLHKQLKGTADFLITPVVTLLITGFLTFAAVGPAMRWLGDMLAVGLQNVYDFGGPVGGFLFGLIYSPIVITGLHQSFPPVELQLFAQGGSFIFATASMANIAQGAVALAVFFHTKNEKLKGLAGASGVSAVLGITEPAIFGVNLRLRWPFFIGMGAAAIGGALIAIFDVKAVALGAAGFLGVVSIRANDIPMFLVCAVITFIIAFAAAFAYAIYLKRTKGTIDPDAPAVAATSAEEALPTQVASDDALGIIAPLTGTVTSLSSVSDPMFAQGKLGAGLAIIPDEGKLIAPVSGKVIVAFPSGHAFAIRTQGADGKNVDVLMHIGFDTVNLKGQHFTPLATQGQEVQAGDVLCEFDIAGITGAGYEVTTPVVVSNSKRTGPVLPAPELNVPGLISAGQGLLTVDPQPAVTSSG encoded by the coding sequence ATGGAGCACCGGCAAGTGGCGGAGAGGATCCTCGTCGCCGTCGGCGGCGAGGAGAATCTGGTGGCCGCCGCCCACTGCGCGACCCGATTGAGGATGGTGCTGCGCGATACCGCGATCGTCGATAAGCAGGCACTTGAGGATGACCCGGATCTCAAAGGCACTTTTGAGACCGGCGGAATGTTCCAAATCATCGTCGGCCCAGGTGACGTCAACAACGTCTTCCGGGAGCTCGACGACATCACCACGAAGAGCATCGCTGTATCCACGGAAGAACTGAAGGACGTCGCCTCGCAGGGCGGCAACTGGTTCACCCGCGCCATCAAGGTGCTGGCCGATATCTTCGTCCCACTGATCCCCATCCTCGTCGGTGGCGGTCTCCTCATGGCGATCAACAACATCCTGACTGCGCCGGATCTTTTTGGTCCGCAGTCGCTCGTTGAGCGCTGGCCATCCATTTCCGGTATGGCCGAGCTGATCAACCTCCTGGCCTCTGCCCCCTTCGCCTTCCTGCCGATCCTCGTGGGCTTCACCGCCACCAAGCGCTTCGGCGGCAACGAGTTCCTCGGCGCCGGTATGGGTATGGCGATGGTGATGCCGGCGCTGGTCAACGGCTACGACGTGGCCGCGACCTTGGAAGCCGGGCAGATGCCGTTCTGGTCGATCTTCGGCCTGGACGTGGCGCAGGCCGGCTACCAGGGAACTGTGCTTCCGGTGCTAGTCGTCTCGTGGATCCTGGCAACGATTGAAAAATTCCTGCACAAGCAGCTCAAGGGCACGGCGGACTTCCTCATTACCCCGGTTGTGACACTCCTGATCACCGGTTTCCTCACCTTCGCTGCGGTCGGCCCGGCCATGCGGTGGCTGGGTGACATGCTCGCTGTCGGGCTGCAGAACGTTTATGACTTTGGCGGCCCAGTTGGTGGCTTCCTCTTCGGCCTCATCTACTCCCCGATCGTCATCACTGGCCTACACCAATCGTTCCCGCCGGTGGAATTGCAGCTGTTCGCCCAGGGTGGTTCCTTCATCTTCGCCACCGCTTCCATGGCCAATATCGCCCAAGGTGCAGTGGCGCTCGCGGTGTTCTTCCACACTAAGAATGAGAAGCTCAAGGGCCTGGCCGGCGCCTCCGGCGTTTCCGCTGTCCTAGGCATCACCGAGCCCGCAATCTTCGGTGTCAACCTTCGACTGCGCTGGCCATTCTTCATCGGCATGGGTGCCGCCGCGATCGGTGGCGCGCTCATCGCGATCTTCGACGTCAAGGCCGTCGCCCTCGGTGCCGCCGGCTTCCTCGGCGTCGTGTCCATCCGGGCCAATGACATCCCGATGTTCCTCGTCTGCGCCGTCATTACGTTTATCATCGCCTTCGCCGCCGCCTTTGCTTACGCGATCTACCTCAAGCGAACCAAGGGAACGATCGATCCCGACGCCCCGGCTGTTGCCGCAACCAGTGCCGAGGAGGCCCTGCCCACCCAGGTCGCCTCTGATGATGCCCTCGGAATCATTGCCCCGCTCACCGGAACCGTGACCAGCCTAAGCTCAGTCTCTGATCCCATGTTTGCCCAGGGGAAGCTGGGAGCAGGTCTGGCCATCATCCCCGATGAGGGCAAACTCATCGCCCCGGTCAGTGGCAAAGTTATCGTCGCTTTCCCCTCCGGACACGCCTTCGCCATCCGTACCCAGGGCGCAGACGGGAAAAACGTCGATGTCCTCATGCACATCGGTTTCGACACCGTCAACCTCAAAGGCCAGCACTTCACGCCGCTAGCCACTCAGGGCCAGGAAGTGCAGGCCGGTGACGTCCTCTGCGAGTTCGACATCGCTGGCATCACCGGAGCAGGCTACGAGGTGACCACCCCCGTGGTCGTGTCCAACTCCAAGCGCACGGGGCCGGTTCTGCCCGCTCCCGAACTCAACGTGCCGGGGCTTATCTCGGCGGGACAAGGCTTGCTGACGGTGGATCCCCAACCAGCGGTAACTAGCTCAGGTTAA
- a CDS encoding carbonic anhydrase, producing MPMKEVAHQPQAVWEALQAGNKRFVEEALQRPNLDTVRRMELRSGQSPRAVILSCSDSRVPVELVFDVGLGDLFVVRTAGEILDPSVLGSIEYAIKSLEVDLVVVMGHESCGAVAATAEALDGGAIPDGLERILIEKVAPSILEARARGMSTTDDYERQHIEETVVQIKHRLWSLRDRIDDGRCAIVGLRYRLSDGATELVIADGVSP from the coding sequence ATGCCGATGAAAGAAGTTGCCCACCAACCGCAAGCTGTGTGGGAAGCCCTCCAAGCCGGAAACAAGCGCTTCGTCGAGGAGGCACTCCAGCGACCCAACCTTGACACCGTTCGCCGCATGGAACTGCGCTCCGGACAATCCCCCCGCGCGGTCATCCTCTCCTGCTCTGACTCCCGCGTGCCCGTCGAGCTGGTTTTTGACGTCGGCCTCGGCGACCTCTTCGTCGTCCGCACCGCCGGCGAAATCCTCGACCCCTCCGTCCTCGGGTCCATCGAATACGCCATCAAGAGCCTCGAAGTTGACCTCGTCGTGGTCATGGGCCACGAATCCTGCGGCGCCGTAGCCGCCACCGCCGAAGCCCTCGACGGCGGCGCCATCCCCGACGGCCTCGAACGCATCCTCATCGAAAAAGTCGCCCCCTCCATCCTCGAAGCCCGAGCCCGCGGCATGTCCACCACAGACGACTACGAACGCCAACACATCGAAGAAACCGTCGTCCAGATCAAGCACCGCCTCTGGTCCCTGCGCGACCGCATCGACGACGGCCGCTGCGCCATCGTCGGCCTGCGCTACCGCCTCTCCGACGGCGCCACCGAACTGGTCATCGCCGACGGGGTGTCGCCCTAA
- a CDS encoding HhH-GPD family protein → MFAPALLQWFDDHERPLAWREPGTTAWGVLLSEVMSQQTPVARVEPIWREWMERWPTPEAFAQASPADVLRAWGKLGYPRRALRLLECAAVIVEEHAGRVPGDVDKLLELPGIGDYTARAVACFAYGHNVPVVDTNVRRVYRRAVEGKYLAGAASRSELAKVADLLPEEDGPRFSAAMMELGALVCTATNPKCGACPLLSTCAWVAAGRPEPLPEELAKKKVQKFTGTDRQVRGLIMDVLRNAETPVPLTDIDLVWPKEGQRTRALESLLVDGLAEQNSDGHFLLPQ, encoded by the coding sequence ATGTTCGCCCCTGCACTTCTTCAATGGTTCGACGATCACGAACGCCCCTTGGCGTGGCGCGAGCCCGGCACGACGGCGTGGGGTGTGTTGCTCTCGGAGGTGATGAGCCAGCAGACTCCGGTTGCGCGTGTGGAGCCGATCTGGCGGGAGTGGATGGAGCGTTGGCCCACTCCGGAGGCGTTTGCGCAGGCCAGCCCGGCGGATGTGCTGCGGGCGTGGGGCAAGCTGGGCTACCCGCGGCGGGCCTTGCGATTGCTGGAATGTGCTGCTGTCATCGTGGAGGAACACGCAGGGCGGGTTCCGGGGGACGTCGATAAGCTGTTGGAGCTTCCGGGGATCGGTGACTACACCGCGCGGGCGGTGGCCTGTTTTGCCTATGGGCACAATGTGCCGGTGGTGGATACCAATGTGCGGCGGGTGTACCGCCGGGCGGTGGAGGGGAAGTACCTGGCAGGGGCGGCGTCGAGAAGCGAGTTGGCCAAGGTGGCGGACCTCCTCCCCGAAGAGGATGGTCCGCGGTTTTCCGCCGCGATGATGGAGCTGGGTGCGTTGGTGTGCACAGCGACGAACCCGAAGTGCGGTGCTTGTCCGCTCTTATCGACGTGCGCGTGGGTCGCCGCCGGCCGCCCGGAACCACTCCCGGAGGAGCTGGCAAAAAAGAAGGTGCAAAAGTTCACGGGCACGGATCGGCAGGTGCGGGGGCTCATCATGGATGTGCTGCGGAATGCCGAAACGCCCGTGCCGCTGACCGACATCGACCTGGTGTGGCCGAAGGAGGGTCAACGCACACGGGCGTTGGAGTCGTTGCTGGTGGACGGGCTAGCCGAGCAGAACAGCGACGGGCATTTCTTGCTGCCGCAGTAG
- a CDS encoding DUF4236 domain-containing protein, whose amino-acid sequence MGITYRKRKKVGKNSWINISGSGASASTRVGPLTINSRGGLWVSLPGGLNFRGRWK is encoded by the coding sequence ATGGGCATCACCTATCGCAAGCGCAAAAAGGTTGGCAAGAACAGTTGGATCAACATCTCCGGCTCGGGCGCCTCGGCGTCCACCCGGGTTGGCCCACTGACCATCAATAGTCGTGGTGGCCTGTGGGTCAGCCTGCCCGGCGGCTTGAACTTCCGCGGCCGCTGGAAGTAA
- a CDS encoding ATP-dependent Clp protease ATP-binding subunit — translation MFERFTDRARRVIVLAQEEARMLNHNYIGTEHILLGLIHEGEGVAAKALESMGISLDAVRSEVEEIIGTGTQPHTGHIPFTPRAKKVLELSLREGLQMGHKYIGTEFLLLGLIREGEGVAAQVLVKLGADLPRVRQQVIQLLSGYEGGQDNNPEVTPDAAAGGPVGAGAGAARGGQQGQGGTGDRSNSLVLDQFGRNLTQAARDGKLDPVVGREKEIERIMQVLSRRTKNNPVLIGEPGVGKTAVVEGLALDIVNGKVPETLKDKQVYSLDLGSLVAGSRYRGDFEERLKKVLKEINQRGDIILFIDEIHTLVGAGAAEGAIDAASLLKPKLARGELQTIGATTLDEYRKHIEKDAALERRFQPVQVPEPSVELTIEILKGLRDRYEAHHRVSITDGALVAAANLSDRYINDRFLPDKAVDLIDEAGARMRIKRMTAPEGLREIDERIADVRREKEAAIDDQDFEKAAGLRDKERKLGEERAEKEKQWRSGDLEEIAEVGEEQIAEVLGTWTGIPVFKLTEEESSRLLRMEDELHKRIIGQDDAVKAVSRAIRRTRAGLKDPKRPSGSFIFAGPSGVGKTELSKALAEFLFGEDDALIQIDMGEFHDRFTASRLFGAPPGYVGYEEGGQLTEKVRRKPFSVVLFDEIEKAHKEIYNTLLQVLEDGRLTDGQGRVVDFKNTVLIFTSNLGTQDISKAVGMGFTGSSETDTDAQYTRMKNKVNDELKKHFRPEFLNRIDEIVVFHQLTREQIVEMVELLIGRVERALAPKDMGIELTDKAKALLAQRGFDPVLGARPLRRTIQREIEDAMSEKILFGELGAGEIVTVDVDGWDGEDKNVDSAVFTFTPRPKPLPEGTFSEISPEAAEAIREVETDLVVSDTPDTIPDDLSEVGSNTDEGPQGGAQPQPQV, via the coding sequence ATGTTCGAACGGTTCACCGACCGCGCACGTCGCGTTATCGTCCTCGCACAGGAGGAAGCGCGCATGCTCAACCACAATTACATTGGCACGGAGCACATCCTGCTCGGCCTCATCCATGAGGGTGAGGGCGTGGCAGCGAAGGCTCTGGAGTCCATGGGTATTTCCCTGGATGCCGTGCGCTCTGAGGTCGAGGAGATCATCGGCACCGGAACGCAGCCGCACACCGGCCACATTCCTTTTACTCCGCGCGCCAAGAAGGTCCTCGAGCTCTCCTTGCGTGAGGGGCTGCAGATGGGACACAAGTACATCGGTACTGAGTTCCTGTTGCTCGGCCTGATCCGTGAGGGTGAAGGCGTGGCCGCCCAGGTGCTGGTCAAGCTCGGCGCTGATCTGCCGCGCGTGCGCCAGCAGGTTATCCAGCTGCTCTCCGGCTACGAAGGTGGCCAGGACAATAACCCGGAGGTGACCCCGGATGCCGCCGCTGGCGGTCCCGTCGGCGCCGGCGCTGGTGCCGCTCGCGGTGGCCAGCAGGGCCAGGGAGGGACGGGCGATCGCTCGAACTCGCTGGTGCTGGACCAATTTGGTCGCAACCTCACCCAGGCTGCCCGCGATGGCAAGCTTGACCCGGTGGTGGGGCGTGAGAAGGAAATTGAGCGCATCATGCAGGTGCTCTCGCGTCGTACCAAGAACAACCCGGTGCTCATCGGTGAGCCCGGCGTGGGTAAGACCGCTGTTGTTGAGGGCCTGGCGCTCGACATTGTTAATGGCAAGGTGCCGGAGACGCTGAAGGATAAGCAGGTCTACTCACTCGACCTGGGTTCTTTGGTGGCCGGTTCCCGCTACCGCGGTGACTTCGAAGAGCGCCTGAAGAAGGTGCTCAAGGAGATTAACCAGCGCGGCGACATCATCTTGTTCATCGATGAGATTCACACTCTCGTTGGTGCCGGTGCCGCTGAAGGCGCTATCGACGCTGCCTCCCTGCTCAAGCCGAAGCTGGCTCGCGGTGAGCTGCAGACCATCGGTGCCACGACGTTGGATGAGTACCGCAAGCACATTGAGAAGGATGCTGCGCTGGAGCGTCGTTTCCAGCCGGTTCAGGTCCCGGAGCCTTCCGTCGAGCTGACCATTGAGATTCTCAAGGGTCTGCGCGACCGCTACGAGGCACACCACCGCGTCTCCATCACTGATGGTGCTCTGGTCGCCGCCGCCAACCTCTCCGATCGCTACATCAACGATCGTTTCCTGCCGGACAAGGCCGTCGACCTCATCGATGAGGCCGGAGCTCGCATGCGCATCAAGCGCATGACTGCCCCGGAGGGCCTGCGCGAGATCGACGAGCGCATCGCTGACGTGCGCCGCGAGAAGGAAGCCGCGATCGATGATCAGGACTTCGAGAAGGCAGCCGGCCTGCGCGATAAGGAGCGCAAGCTGGGCGAGGAGCGCGCTGAGAAGGAAAAGCAGTGGCGTTCCGGCGACCTCGAGGAGATCGCGGAGGTCGGCGAGGAGCAGATCGCCGAGGTCCTGGGCACGTGGACCGGCATCCCCGTGTTCAAGCTGACCGAGGAAGAGTCCTCTCGCCTGCTGCGCATGGAAGATGAGCTGCACAAGCGCATCATCGGCCAGGACGATGCCGTCAAGGCCGTCTCCCGCGCCATCCGCCGTACCCGGGCAGGCCTCAAGGATCCGAAGCGTCCTTCCGGCTCCTTCATCTTCGCCGGTCCCTCCGGTGTGGGTAAGACGGAGCTGTCCAAGGCTCTGGCCGAGTTCCTCTTCGGTGAGGATGACGCGCTCATCCAGATCGACATGGGCGAGTTCCATGACCGCTTCACCGCCTCCCGTCTGTTCGGTGCACCTCCCGGATACGTCGGATACGAGGAAGGTGGCCAGCTCACCGAGAAGGTCCGCCGCAAGCCGTTCTCTGTTGTCCTCTTCGACGAGATCGAGAAGGCCCACAAGGAGATCTACAACACCCTCCTGCAGGTCCTCGAAGATGGTCGTCTCACCGACGGCCAGGGTCGCGTCGTCGACTTCAAGAACACCGTGCTCATCTTCACCTCGAACCTGGGTACGCAGGACATCTCCAAGGCCGTGGGCATGGGCTTCACCGGCTCCTCTGAGACCGACACCGATGCGCAGTACACGCGCATGAAGAACAAGGTCAACGACGAGCTGAAGAAGCACTTCCGCCCCGAGTTCCTCAACCGCATCGACGAGATCGTGGTCTTCCACCAGCTCACCCGCGAGCAGATCGTCGAGATGGTCGAGCTGCTCATCGGTCGCGTCGAGCGTGCCCTAGCCCCCAAAGACATGGGCATCGAGCTCACCGACAAGGCCAAGGCCCTGCTTGCTCAGCGTGGCTTTGACCCGGTCTTGGGTGCTCGTCCGCTGCGCCGCACCATCCAGCGGGAGATCGAGGACGCCATGTCCGAGAAGATCCTGTTCGGTGAGCTCGGCGCCGGCGAGATTGTCACCGTCGATGTCGATGGTTGGGACGGCGAGGACAAGAACGTCGACTCGGCTGTCTTCACCTTCACCCCGCGCCCGAAGCCACTGCCGGAGGGAACCTTCTCGGAGATTTCCCCCGAGGCAGCCGAGGCAATCCGCGAGGTAGAGACCGACCTGGTTGTGTCCGACACCCCGGACACCATCCCGGATGATCTCAGCGAGGTTGGCAGCAACACCGACGAAGGCCCGCAGGGCGGCGCGCAGCCGCAACCACAGGTCTAA
- a CDS encoding SDR family NAD(P)-dependent oxidoreductase, with the protein MNASQASSPASSPITANDTIDAWLNHPTGGPVLRSFLESAGSDVDALKPAYSLPLGKLVELSGGKMTRDAIDGLVAEANGGHLPPTIDAEATPAIAGRRFAGKTVIVTGAANGIGRATTLQLLGEGARVVAVDVSAQRLTELVDAAGTTPEQLVTVTADLTAAGAAEEILSAAGDGIASLANIAGIMDDFSALHEVSDEMWSRVFAVNVDGLVRLSRAVSAHMLANGGGSIVNVASEAGLRGSCAGVAYTASKHAVVGITKSMAVMYADAGVRTNAVAPGAVMTGIPIPEQVGAFGSERLAAYRSNTTSISTAEQQAAAIVWLLSDDAASVNGAILPNDGGWSAI; encoded by the coding sequence TTGAACGCATCCCAGGCCAGCTCCCCCGCCAGCTCCCCCATCACCGCCAACGACACCATCGACGCGTGGCTCAACCATCCCACCGGAGGGCCTGTCTTAAGGTCCTTCCTGGAGTCCGCCGGCTCCGATGTCGATGCCCTCAAACCCGCCTATAGCCTGCCGTTGGGCAAGCTGGTGGAGTTGTCGGGTGGGAAAATGACCCGCGACGCCATTGATGGTCTCGTCGCCGAGGCCAATGGCGGTCACCTCCCTCCGACGATCGATGCGGAGGCGACTCCGGCCATCGCGGGCCGCCGCTTCGCGGGCAAGACGGTTATTGTCACCGGCGCCGCCAACGGCATTGGCCGCGCCACGACTCTGCAACTCCTCGGTGAGGGCGCGCGGGTGGTTGCGGTTGATGTCTCTGCGCAGCGCCTCACCGAGCTTGTCGACGCCGCCGGCACCACCCCCGAGCAGTTGGTCACCGTCACGGCCGATCTCACGGCAGCAGGAGCCGCCGAGGAGATCCTTTCTGCCGCGGGCGACGGGATTGCGAGCTTGGCCAATATCGCCGGCATCATGGATGACTTTTCTGCCCTGCATGAGGTGTCTGATGAGATGTGGTCGCGGGTCTTTGCCGTCAATGTCGATGGGTTAGTTCGGCTCAGCCGCGCCGTGAGCGCTCACATGTTGGCCAACGGCGGCGGGTCCATTGTCAACGTTGCCTCCGAAGCAGGCCTGCGCGGTTCTTGCGCGGGCGTGGCGTATACCGCGTCCAAGCATGCGGTGGTGGGCATCACGAAGTCGATGGCTGTTATGTACGCCGACGCTGGAGTTCGCACGAACGCCGTCGCCCCCGGTGCGGTGATGACGGGCATTCCCATTCCCGAACAGGTGGGTGCCTTCGGCAGCGAACGGCTGGCAGCTTACCGGTCTAACACGACGTCGATTAGCACTGCGGAGCAGCAGGCAGCCGCCATCGTGTGGCTGCTTTCCGATGACGCGGCGAGCGTCAACGGTGCAATCTTGCCTAACGATGGCGGCTGGTCGGCGATTTAA